From one Electrophorus electricus isolate fEleEle1 chromosome 20, fEleEle1.pri, whole genome shotgun sequence genomic stretch:
- the ptpdc1a gene encoding protein tyrosine phosphatase domain-containing protein 1 → MAAGVSLLSDLPHDTTTTTTAAAASSRELSAHMEPVSVRVPTAKYTKVGETLRSVIPGHMQCSMACGGRACKYENPSRWSAQEQAIKGLYSSWITDNLLAMARPSTEIIEKYNIIEQFLACGLRSVINLQRPGEHASCGYPLEPESGFTYRPEVFMEAGIYFYNFGWKDYGVASLTTVLDMVKVMAFAVQEGKMAIHCHAGLGRTGVLLACYLVFRFRMSADQAILFVRAKRPSSIQTRGQLLCVREFAQFLAPLRGVFPSSEPAGRTLTLSQYLVRQRHLLHGYEARQMKNVPKIVHVVCGILLAIAEGRQAAGGGLDEAPDLAAEVDKTVSREALQQLGKEMMGKGIPMPRPSQPSSLPLAGHSLLPAQQDSELLRRWQGAPGPQRSLRRGLSCSDSALHTLGSRGQLTACPPRPISEPLNQHCVSQSSLAPEFPGPQNSRAPVTPKSCNTLTRRSPTEETERGPRRPAVVEWVPPKGTQRSRSLSPRGSSAVLLAASQTAEEGRECAQSNRHQGAPAGTSDEPERVGSVVPFLMLQSDLTPEARHALVLKALAVDPDDEHLRNSILLWQMELNSRDGAWERLRLQWDPLLLSALMWSWLEQLKEPVLTREDVEVLIANSHSPLVALDAIDKDKKQTLFCVLDCVAHLAKSPDEIETAVLRRTIGAFTRYTTDSECGKQVYDTLSEILTLVLNDIRRKAAGELETSCHCT, encoded by the exons ATGGCAGCTGGTGTCAGTCTGCTGAGTGACTTGCCCCACgacaccactaccaccaccaccgccGCCGCCGCCAGCAGCAGGGAGCTCTCTGCCCACATGGAGCCAG tgagtgTCAGGGTCCCCACCGCCAAGTACACCAAGGTGGGCGAGACCCTGCGGAGCGTGATCCCGGGACACATGCAGTGCTCCATGGCATGCGGAGGGCGGGCCTGCAAGTATGAGAACCCATCCCGCTGGAGCGCCCAGGAGCAAGCCATCAAGGGCCTCTACTCGTCCTG GATCACCGATAATTTATTAGCTATGGCGAGACCTTCAACTGAGATTATCGAGAAATACAACATCATTGAGCAGTTTTTGGC GTGTGGCCTGAGGTCTGTCATTAACCTGCAGCGCCCAGGAGAGCACGCTAGCTGCGGCTACCCGCTGGAGCCGGAGAGTGGGTTCACCTACCGGCCAGAGGTCTTCATGGAAGCAggga TCTATTTTTACAACTTTGGATGGAAGGACTACGGCGTGGCGTCTCTAACTACCGTCCTGGACATGGTGAAGGTGATGGCATTTGCCGTGCAGGAGGGGAAGATGGCCATCCATTGCCATGCCGGGCTCGGAAGAACAG GCGTCCTGCTGGCCTGCTACTTGGTGTTCCGGTTCCGAATGAGCGCGGACCAGGCCATCCTGTTTGTGCGTGCCAAGCGGCCCAGCTCGATCCAGACGCGCGGACAGCTGCTGTGCGTTCGCGAGTTTGCCCAATTCCTCGCACCCCTGCGCGGCGTGTTCCCGAGCAGCGAGCCTGCCGGCCGCACCCTCACGCTCTCCCAGTACCTGGTGCGCCAGCGCCACCTGCTGCACGGCTACGAAGCGAGGCAGATGAAGAACGTGCCCAAGATCGTGCACGTGGTGTGCGGGATCCTGCTGGCCATCGCTGAGGGCAGGCAGGCGGCTGGAGGGGGCCTGGACGAGGCGCCCGACTTGGCGGCCGAGGTGGACAAGACCGTGTCCCGGGAGgccctgcagcagctggggaAGGAGATGATGGGGAAGGGCATCCCCATGCCCCGGCCCTCCCAGCCATCCTCCCTCCCCCTGGCCGGCCACAGCCTGCTCCCCGCCCAGCAGGACTCGGAGCTCCTCCGGCGGTGGCAAGGCGCCCCTGGACCTCAGCGCTCGCTGCGCCGCGGCCTGAGCTGCAGCGACTCCGCCCTGCACACGCTGGGCTCAAGGGGCCAGCTGACCGCATGCCCCCCTAGACCCATCTCTGAGCCCCTGAACCAGCACTGTGTGTCTCAGAGCAGCCTAGCACCGGAGTTCCCGGGCCCCCAGAACTCCAGGGCCCCGGTAACACCAAAGAGCTGCAACACCCTCACACGCAGGTCTCCCACCGAAGAGACGGAACGCGGGCCTCGCCGCCCAGCCGTTGTGGAGTGGGTGCCGCCCAAAGGGACGCAACGCAGCAGGTCTTTGAGTCCTCGGGGGAGCAGCGCCGTCCTGCTGGCCGCATCGCAGACAGCAGAGGAGGGTCGTGAATGCGCTCAGTCAAACCGACATCAAGGGGCTCCAGCTGGGACTAGCGATGAACCAGAAAGAGTGGGCAGTGTCGTTCCATTCCTAATGCTGCAAAGCGACCTCACCCCCGAAGCCCGCCACGCGCTGGTGCTGAAGGCTCTGGCAGTAGATCCAGACGATGAACATCTCAGGAACTCCATCTTACTGTGGCAG ATGGAGCTGAACTCCAGAGACGGGGCCTGGGAGAGGCTGCGTCTGCAGTGGGATCCCCTGCTCCTCTCCGCCCTCATGTGGTCATggctggagcagctgaaggagccGGTCCTCACCAGGGAGGATGTGGAGGTGCTGATAGCCAACAGCCACAGCCCCCTGGTGGCTCTGGATGCCATAGACAAG GACAAGAAACAAACCTTGTTCTGCGTCCTGGACTGTGTTGCACACTTAGCGAAGTCGCCAGACGAGATCGAAACTGCCGTCCTTCGTCGCACAATCGGAGCGTTCACACGG TATACTACAGATTCAGAGTGTGGAAAGCAGGTTTATGACACTCTCTCAGAAATTCTCACCCTGGTTCTGAACGACATAAGGAGGAAAGCAGCTGGAGAGTTGGAGACGTCATGCCACTGCACgtaa
- the barx1 gene encoding homeobox protein BarH-like 1, whose protein sequence is MMQHPLEIGPHYYPAEAGPDHRSHRYRSFMIEEILTDHPDHKISPPAGDFLKFGVHALLSARPYPNHLVLKADQTSILKFPVSPLSCSLGTPLGSALLSGASALQVGSATHHLPLDLHLRGKLEAGSDGVSKTKKGRRSRTVFTELQLMGLEKRFEKQKYLSTPDRIDLAESLGLSQLQVKTWYQNRRMKWKKIVLQGGGLESPTKPKGRPKKNSIPSSEQLSERERTRDGTRDADRLSDSASSSHSDANQEE, encoded by the exons ATGATGCAACATCCTTTGGAGATAGGGCCGCACTATTACCCGGCGGAGGCCGGCCCAGACCACCGGTCCCACCGATACAGGAGTTTCATGATTGAAGAGATCCTTACAGACCATCCGGACCACAAGATATCTCCTCCGGCGGGAGACTTCCTCAAATTCGGAGTTCATGCTTTATTGTCGGCGAGACCATATCCAAACCACTTAG TCCTGAAGGCAGACCAGACAAGCATCCTGAAGTTCCCGGTGTCGCCGTTGTCCTGCTCGCTGGGGACACCGTTGGGTTCTGCCCTGTTGTCCGGGGCATCGGCCCTGCAGGTGGGCTCCGCGACGCATCACCTCCCTCTGGATCTCCACCTTCGGGGTAAACTGGAGGCTGGGAGCGATGGGGTCAGTAAGACCAAGAAAGGAAGACGAAGCAGGACAGTTTTCACAGAACTTCAGCTCATGGGCTTGGAGAAAAGATTTGAGAAGCAGAAATACCTCTCGACACCTGACAG AATAGATTTGGCTGAATCTCTAGGCCTTAGTCAGCTTCAGGTCAAAACATGGTATCAAAACAGAAGAATGAAATGGAAGAAAATC GTATTACAAGGTGGAGGACTGGAGTCCCCTACGAAACCGAAAGGACGCCCGAAAAAAAACTCCATCCCCTCAAGCGAGCAGCTGTCGGAACGGGAGAGGACGCGAGACGGAACACGAGACGCCGACCGGTTATCCGACAGCGCTTCTTCATCCCACTCCGACGCCAACCAAGAGGAATAA